The following are encoded together in the Candidatus Cloacimonadota bacterium genome:
- a CDS encoding efflux RND transporter periplasmic adaptor subunit — MRLKLIIFLVIASLLFLGCAKQEKAEQKNMEQIYKEEGIPVEVQSMQPETFVKELSYNATLTGMRQSAASAMIGGRIEKVHVKVGDYVKKDQVMFEFPEDAPAGQMTQAKAAYDLAESTYNRMQNLYEKGGISKQDLDGVETQYEVAKANLDAVLQMLKVRAPIDGYVTSVSVQETDGVHAETVLALVSQTRKMKARIWATEDEVCQMKTGQKATATWNGITLIGKVTEVAISMDMAHNAFGVDLVFDNSQNMCKSGVIGEIAIQTYVNDKAFVIERSSVKDDMNGMYVFIAQDGKAVKSYIQTGQENGSFEIIDGIAKGDQVIVKGLNLVTDGAKVKIVATGN, encoded by the coding sequence ATGAGATTAAAATTAATTATCTTTTTAGTGATAGCAAGCTTGCTTTTCCTGGGATGTGCCAAACAGGAAAAAGCAGAACAAAAGAACATGGAACAAATTTACAAAGAAGAGGGAATTCCCGTGGAAGTGCAGTCGATGCAACCAGAGACTTTTGTAAAAGAATTATCCTACAACGCTACTCTTACCGGAATGCGTCAATCGGCAGCTTCTGCAATGATTGGTGGCAGGATCGAAAAAGTTCATGTGAAAGTTGGTGATTATGTGAAAAAAGATCAGGTTATGTTCGAATTTCCCGAAGATGCACCTGCCGGTCAAATGACGCAGGCAAAAGCAGCTTACGATCTGGCGGAATCTACTTACAACAGAATGCAGAACTTATATGAAAAAGGTGGTATTTCCAAACAGGATCTGGATGGAGTGGAAACGCAGTACGAAGTGGCAAAAGCCAATCTGGATGCGGTTTTACAGATGCTTAAAGTACGAGCACCTATCGATGGTTACGTAACTTCGGTAAGTGTGCAGGAAACTGATGGTGTTCACGCTGAAACTGTGCTGGCGTTAGTTTCTCAAACCAGGAAAATGAAAGCGCGCATCTGGGCTACCGAAGACGAAGTCTGTCAGATGAAAACAGGACAGAAAGCAACAGCAACCTGGAACGGAATTACCTTAATTGGTAAAGTTACAGAAGTAGCTATTTCTATGGACATGGCACACAATGCTTTTGGAGTGGATCTGGTTTTCGATAATTCTCAAAACATGTGCAAAAGCGGTGTTATCGGTGAAATTGCCATTCAGACTTACGTTAATGATAAGGCATTCGTAATAGAACGTTCCAGCGTGAAAGATGATATGAACGGAATGTATGTTTTCATAGCACAAGATGGTAAAGCTGTGAAATCTTACATTCAAACCGGACAGGAAAACGGTTCATTTGAAATCATCGATGGAATTGCCAAAGGTGATCAGGTCATTGTGAAGGGCTTGAATCTGGTAACTGATGGAGCAAAAGTAAAAATAGTAGCTACTGGCAATTAG
- a CDS encoding efflux RND transporter permease subunit, with the protein MFLSKVSINRPVMITMIIMVFVVFGLLAFFGLPINLMPKADLPFVTIQTIYPGAGPAEIETQISKKIEDAVSTISNINYIESYSMDNVSLVIMSFELTKDVDVATAEVTQKVDAIINELPEEIDKPTIGKYDMSAEPIIELVLSGTLSGLKLFEIADKELKDRFSQIEGVANVNISGGQKREIHVKFDDKVVFQNMISIPQFAQILAAHNMDMPGGQFQQKDQEYSVRLSGELDAVQELKELEIPTYFGKKKLNQLAEVTDAGEEIRKRSVYFNNQEKVSNDNIVRISIVKTSEGNPVDIARDVRKALSSIKNELPVGTELEIVDDSSRFIESSVSDTLNNVLLGIIFTGIVLLFFLHDLRSTLIVAIAMPTSIISTFMAMQWAGFSMNILSLMGLSTSVGILVTNSVVVLENIFRHKEMGHSRRVAADSGTAEITVAVVASTLTNIVVFLPLAMIQTIAGQFIREFALTVVFATVFSLLVSFTITPMMASLLIPEKKKVSKIGDKMEAMFHNWEKGYGKILAHFIKNKWRALGVVVISFVIFLGTMGFLGPRMGFEFMPMTDEGNIQIEFELPEGYNLAETGQIYQEIENRISQYNEVKHMLSTLGSQGFIDEGVNLASINVKLVDVEEREFSSEEMADKFIRDLSTIPNAKIKVQVSSSTGGGPGAAVEFYLQGQDMEMLKTLTNEFVEKTKTIPGLINYDNNLRTGKPEITLIPKREMLAANGLTIYDLALTLRTGIEGIVATQYREGGNEYDVKLSLKDTSVDTPDKIRNIPVITQAGAFRLSQLADIEFTKGSTKIVHRDKFKSIQFTAGVAIGYAQGDVVNGIRKIMNEFDLPEGYRFDWGGSSEMMEENNREMGKAFMIAILLTYMLLAAILESFTKPILILMTLPLALIGVMWIMYITGTIFSLVSMMAVIMLLGIVVNAAILLLDYTQMLREDGRSTHDALLEACPTKFKPILMSTIAIIMGMLPMAVGIGSAGAEMRQPLGIVSIGGLVVSTIMTLFMIPAFYYLTTHKFVKKVEKV; encoded by the coding sequence ATGTTTTTATCAAAAGTATCAATAAATAGACCGGTGATGATAACGATGATCATTATGGTTTTCGTTGTCTTTGGATTGCTGGCATTTTTCGGCTTGCCCATCAATCTGATGCCAAAGGCGGATCTGCCGTTTGTAACGATCCAGACAATCTATCCGGGAGCCGGTCCGGCCGAAATCGAAACTCAGATCAGTAAGAAGATCGAGGATGCAGTTTCCACGATTAGTAACATCAATTACATAGAATCGTATTCCATGGATAATGTTTCACTGGTGATCATGAGTTTTGAACTGACCAAAGATGTGGATGTGGCAACGGCGGAAGTTACACAGAAAGTCGATGCCATTATAAATGAATTACCCGAAGAGATCGATAAACCAACGATCGGAAAATATGATATGAGTGCCGAACCGATCATTGAACTGGTCCTCAGCGGAACTCTTTCCGGACTCAAGCTTTTTGAAATTGCCGATAAAGAATTGAAGGATCGATTTTCTCAGATCGAGGGAGTGGCAAACGTTAATATTTCCGGCGGCCAAAAACGCGAAATTCATGTGAAGTTCGATGATAAAGTTGTCTTCCAGAACATGATCTCGATCCCGCAATTTGCTCAGATCCTGGCAGCACACAATATGGATATGCCGGGTGGACAATTCCAGCAGAAAGATCAGGAATATTCTGTGCGGCTTTCCGGCGAACTGGATGCAGTGCAGGAACTTAAAGAACTGGAAATTCCAACTTATTTTGGAAAGAAAAAATTAAATCAACTGGCAGAAGTTACAGATGCCGGAGAGGAGATTCGCAAGCGTTCAGTGTATTTCAATAACCAGGAAAAAGTGAGTAACGATAACATTGTGCGAATCAGTATCGTAAAAACTTCCGAAGGAAATCCGGTAGATATTGCTCGTGATGTTCGCAAAGCTCTTTCTTCCATCAAAAATGAACTTCCTGTGGGAACGGAGCTGGAGATCGTGGACGATTCCTCCCGTTTTATCGAAAGTTCGGTAAGCGACACGCTGAACAACGTGCTGCTGGGAATCATTTTTACCGGTATTGTTCTGCTGTTTTTCCTGCACGATCTGCGCTCAACTCTTATCGTGGCAATCGCCATGCCTACTTCGATTATCTCCACCTTTATGGCGATGCAGTGGGCCGGCTTCAGTATGAATATTTTATCTTTGATGGGACTTTCTACCTCGGTGGGAATTCTGGTAACGAACTCAGTTGTAGTTTTGGAAAACATTTTCCGGCACAAGGAAATGGGACATTCCAGGCGAGTTGCTGCTGATTCTGGAACCGCTGAGATCACAGTTGCCGTTGTAGCTTCCACACTCACAAATATCGTGGTGTTCCTGCCGCTGGCAATGATCCAGACGATTGCCGGGCAGTTCATTCGTGAGTTTGCTCTCACAGTGGTTTTTGCTACCGTATTTTCATTGTTAGTTTCCTTCACCATCACGCCGATGATGGCTTCGCTGTTGATTCCTGAAAAGAAAAAAGTCAGCAAGATCGGTGATAAAATGGAAGCGATGTTCCACAACTGGGAAAAGGGTTACGGCAAAATACTGGCACATTTCATCAAAAATAAATGGCGTGCTCTGGGAGTGGTCGTTATTTCCTTCGTCATCTTCCTTGGAACGATGGGTTTTCTGGGACCGCGAATGGGATTTGAATTCATGCCGATGACCGATGAAGGCAATATTCAGATCGAATTTGAATTGCCGGAAGGTTATAATCTGGCAGAAACCGGACAGATATATCAGGAAATTGAAAATAGAATTTCCCAATATAATGAAGTTAAACACATGCTTTCCACTTTGGGATCGCAGGGCTTTATCGATGAAGGAGTGAATCTGGCTTCGATAAACGTGAAACTGGTAGATGTGGAAGAAAGGGAATTTTCCAGCGAAGAAATGGCTGATAAATTTATTCGTGATCTTTCTACAATTCCAAATGCCAAGATCAAAGTTCAAGTCTCTTCCTCAACGGGCGGAGGACCGGGAGCTGCTGTGGAATTTTATCTGCAGGGTCAGGATATGGAAATGCTGAAAACTCTTACAAACGAATTTGTGGAAAAGACGAAAACAATTCCCGGACTGATAAATTACGATAATAATCTGCGTACCGGAAAACCGGAAATAACACTGATCCCCAAAAGGGAAATGCTGGCTGCAAATGGCCTTACGATTTATGATCTGGCTCTAACTTTACGAACAGGTATTGAAGGGATCGTAGCTACGCAATATCGGGAAGGCGGAAATGAATACGACGTAAAATTATCGTTAAAAGACACTTCTGTGGATACTCCTGATAAGATCAGAAATATTCCTGTAATTACGCAGGCAGGAGCGTTCCGACTTTCTCAACTGGCAGATATCGAATTTACCAAAGGGTCTACTAAAATCGTACATAGAGATAAATTCAAATCTATTCAGTTCACAGCCGGTGTAGCAATTGGTTATGCTCAGGGTGATGTGGTGAATGGCATTAGAAAAATAATGAATGAATTTGATCTGCCGGAAGGTTATCGTTTCGACTGGGGCGGATCCAGCGAAATGATGGAAGAAAATAACCGTGAAATGGGAAAAGCTTTCATGATCGCGATCCTGCTTACCTACATGCTGCTGGCTGCAATTTTGGAAAGTTTCACCAAACCTATCCTTATTCTGATGACTTTGCCCCTGGCATTGATCGGAGTGATGTGGATCATGTATATCACCGGAACGATATTCAGTCTGGTTTCTATGATGGCTGTGATCATGCTGCTGGGAATTGTAGTGAATGCTGCCATCCTGCTTCTGGATTACACTCAGATGTTGCGTGAAGACGGCAGATCTACTCATGATGCACTTTTGGAAGCATGTCCCACCAAATTCAAACCGATTTTGATGAGTACAATTGCTATCATCATGGGAATGCTGCCGATGGCAGTGGGAATTGGTTCTGCCGGAGCTGAGATGCGTCAACCACTTGGTATAGTCAGTATCGGCGGTCTGGTAGTTTCCACTATCATGACGCTGTTCATGATCCCGGCGTTTTATTATCTGACAACACATAAATTTGTGAAGAAAGTAGAGAAGGTGTAA
- a CDS encoding M42 family metallopeptidase, translating into MKEELGDISEFSRDNMGSCTFKLKGSSENPKIMFVAHMDEIGFIVADILPGGFIKMQNIGGWNPNTLMSSPVEIINSKGKKYPGIIGAVPVHFLKNRKVAKPELDNIFVDIGADSKEEVENEFGIRLGDEITPIPHFHYDQKKRKMMSKAFDDRAGVAAVIEIGKITAEMQHPNTVYCVGSVQEEVGTRGAQTLANYTDADVCIVLEGAPADDIPGIPFTSQTGVGKGAHVRIFDPTMIVNPKLKTFVADLAKENDINIQLTVRKGGGTDGRQFHVAKRGIPTIVLGIPVRYAHSHNCLSSMNDFGDLIKLLTVIVQNLDEKKLGEILE; encoded by the coding sequence ATGAAAGAAGAATTAGGAGATATTTCTGAATTCTCCAGAGATAATATGGGTTCCTGTACTTTTAAATTGAAAGGCAGCAGCGAAAATCCCAAGATCATGTTTGTTGCCCACATGGATGAAATAGGTTTTATTGTTGCAGATATTTTGCCCGGTGGTTTTATCAAAATGCAGAATATCGGTGGTTGGAATCCCAATACATTGATGTCATCTCCGGTAGAAATCATCAATTCCAAAGGCAAAAAATATCCTGGAATTATTGGTGCAGTTCCGGTTCATTTTCTCAAAAACAGAAAGGTTGCCAAGCCTGAACTGGACAATATATTCGTTGATATCGGAGCAGATTCCAAAGAGGAAGTGGAAAATGAGTTTGGAATACGGTTGGGAGATGAAATAACTCCAATTCCGCATTTTCATTATGACCAGAAAAAACGCAAAATGATGAGTAAAGCTTTCGACGATCGAGCCGGAGTAGCTGCTGTGATCGAAATTGGTAAGATTACAGCTGAGATGCAGCATCCAAACACGGTTTATTGCGTGGGAAGTGTGCAGGAAGAAGTCGGTACGCGTGGTGCGCAGACGCTGGCAAATTATACTGATGCGGACGTCTGCATTGTGCTGGAAGGCGCTCCGGCAGACGATATTCCCGGCATTCCATTCACTTCTCAAACCGGTGTAGGCAAAGGCGCTCATGTGCGCATCTTCGATCCCACCATGATCGTGAATCCGAAATTGAAAACTTTCGTGGCAGATCTGGCGAAAGAAAATGATATCAATATTCAGCTCACAGTTCGCAAAGGTGGCGGCACCGACGGACGTCAATTTCATGTGGCAAAGCGTGGAATTCCTACAATAGTTCTGGGAATTCCGGTGCGCTATGCCCACAGCCACAATTGCCTGAGCAGCATGAATGATTTCGGTGATTTGATCAAATTACTTACAGTGATCGTTCAGAATCTGGATGAGAAGAAACTGGGAGAGATATTAGAATAA
- a CDS encoding type II toxin-antitoxin system HicA family toxin, with product MLALYIKAGWQKLSSKGSHVKVGKGSSRQIIPMHKELKKGIESKLLKFLKEEK from the coding sequence ATGCTGGCTTTGTATATTAAAGCTGGTTGGCAAAAGTTAAGTTCAAAAGGAAGTCATGTGAAAGTAGGGAAAGGTTCTTCACGACAGATCATTCCAATGCATAAAGAGCTGAAGAAAGGCATAGAAAGTAAACTCTTGAAGTTTTTGAAGGAGGAAAAATAA
- a CDS encoding type II toxin-antitoxin system HicB family antitoxin, protein MHYHFQIHEEDKGYWAECKELDGCITQADDLEELKKNMHQALNLFLSEPENSQILFPLPDNSYENSKVENIEVEPKVALSFLLRRQRILSKLTQSEVAKRLGLKSIWSYQRLEKPSSANASVTTLSKLLQVFPDLELDMVFK, encoded by the coding sequence ATGCATTATCATTTTCAAATCCATGAAGAAGATAAAGGTTATTGGGCAGAATGTAAAGAACTGGATGGCTGCATTACACAAGCAGATGATTTAGAAGAATTAAAGAAAAATATGCATCAGGCTCTTAATCTTTTTCTTTCAGAACCGGAAAATTCACAGATTTTATTTCCTTTACCAGATAATAGTTATGAAAACTCGAAGGTTGAAAATATTGAAGTAGAACCCAAAGTAGCGCTTTCTTTTCTTTTACGTCGACAAAGAATTTTAAGTAAACTAACTCAATCTGAAGTTGCAAAACGTCTCGGGCTAAAAAGCATCTGGAGTTATCAACGTTTGGAAAAACCATCTTCGGCAAATGCTTCTGTTACAACCTTGTCAAAGCTTTTACAGGTTTTTCCTGATCTGGAGCTTGATATGGTTTTTAAATAA